The DNA window GCACCGAGGCCATCCCGAAGCCGCGCTCGTCCAGGGCGCGCTTCGCCGCGTCGAGCAGGCGGGGGTCGTCGGCCAGGCCCAGGTAGTTGTTGGCGCAGAAGTTCAGCACCTCGGCGCCGTCGCGGCCCACGGGACCGGCGGTGACCCGGTTGCTCTGCGGGGTCGAGATGACGCGCTCGTGCTTGAAGGTGCCGGCCTGCTCGATCTCGGCGAGCTCGGCGGTCAGCTGGTCCTTGAGGTCGGTGTACATGGGGGTCCTTCCGGGGTGGTCCGAGGGGAGGTGCCGCGGGGCGCGGCGGGTGGGGACGGGGGCCGACGGGCGGTGTCGGGCGCTGTCAGCCGCCGACGGTGCTCCAGTCCAGGACCACCTTCCCGGCGGTGCCGGCCTTCGCGATCTCGAAGCCGCGCTCCCAGTCGCTCGCGGGGAGCACGTCGGTGATGGTGCGGGTGATCGCGGCGCGGAGGGTCGCGGACGTGCTGAGCATCGCGGACATCGCGTTCCAGGTCTCGAACATCTCGCGGCCGTAGATGCCCTGCAGCGTGATCATGCGGGTCACGACCATGGTCCAGTCGATCTCGAACTGGCGGGTGGGCAGTCCCAGCATCGCGATCTTGCCGCCGTGGTTCATGTTCTCGATCATCTCCTGCAGCGCCCGCGCCTGCCCGGAGATCTCCAGGCCCACGTCGAAGCCCTCGCGCATGCCGAGCCGGCGCTGGGCATCCCGCACCCGGGAGTCGGAGACGTCCAGGACCACGTCGGCGCCGCAGCCCTCCGCCATGGCGAGACGCTGCGGGGCGATGTCGGTGATGGTGATGTAGCGGGCGCCGGCATGGCGGGCCACCGCGGCGGCCATCTGCCCGATCGGGCCGGCACCGGTGACCAGCACGTCCTCCCCCACCACCGGGAACTTCAGCGCGGTGTGGACGGCGTTGCCGAGCGGGTCGAAGACCGCGCCGAGCTCGGGGCTGATCAGCTCCTCGCCGCCGTCGTGCTCGTGCACCCACACGTTCTGGTGCGGGAGGGTCACGTACTCGGCGAAGGCGCCGTCGCGCTGCACGCCGACGGACCGGGTGCGGATGCACATCTGCCGACGCCCGGCGCGGCAGTTGCGGCAGGTCCCGCACACCACGTGGCCCTCGCCGGAGATCCGGTCGCCCGTGCGCACGTCGGTGACCTCGTCGCCCACCTCCACGACCTCGCCGTAGAACTCGTGGCCCGGGGTGAAGGGGACCGTGTCGCACATGGCCTCGGCGGAGGCGTCCCAGCCGAGGATGTGCAGATCGGTGCCGCAGATCCCTGCGCGCAGCACGCGGACCTTCACGTCCCAGGGACCGCAGCCCGGCTCCTCGACCTCGGCCCACTCCAGCCCGGCACCGGGCGCGACCTTGCGCAATGCGCGCATCAGACCTCCTCGTCCTGCTCCGCGCGGGAGCGTCGTGTGCCCGTGGCCGGGCGGGCGAGGCGGGGGTGTGCTTCGCGCGGCGGCAGGGCTGCGGTCAGGGGTGGTGACCGCCCCGTCGAGGATACGGTGCCGCGCGACGGCGGGCCATCCGGCGCGGCGCTGCTCAAGAAGGCGCGGCTCAGCGACGCCAGAGATCCCGGGGGTCCGTGCCCGGGCAGAAGCCCCATGCCTCCACCATCGCGATCGCCTCGGGGAAGTTCGCCGCGAGGGTGAGCGGGACATGGGAGTCGCTGCCGAAGCTCACGGCGCGGCCGCCCTCCTCCGCCCACCACTGCGGGATCCAGGGGCGCAGGCGGCGCGTGTTGATCTCGAGCGCCCGGCCGCTGGCCGCGATGGCGCGCATCGCCCCGCGGAACTCGTCCTCGAAGCGTCGAGGATCGAAAGGTCCCTCCGCCTCCTCGGGCCAGTACCTCGCGGCGTAGTCGAGGTGGGTGACGACCTCGAAGGGCTCGTCGCCGGCGACCAGCGCGGGCACCTCCGCGAGGTAGCGGCGCAGCACCTCGTCGGCCGGGAGCCGACGGAACAGGGTGTTCGGCTCCGCGCGTCGGCCCTCGAACTCGAGGGTGTGCAGGGAGCCGATGATGCGGTCGAACCTGGTCAGGTCCAGCTGGCGCCGGGCGGCCTCGGTGCGCAGGTGGGGCTGGCCGAACTCGAGACCGGTGCCGATGCGCAGCTGCGGGAACAGCGCCCGACAGCGGTCGATGCTCTCGAGGTAGCCGTCGACGTCGAAGCGCGGTACCGCGACCACGCCGTCCGCCCCGAGCAGGTGCGCCTCGTGGTCGTCGAAGTCCTCCGGATCGCTGAACCAGGCGTCCTCGAGGTCGAGGTGCTCGGTGAAGAACAGCCCCGGCAGGCCGAGCTGCACGGCGCGGGCGCAGGTGGCCTCCATCGTGCCGCTCGCCCTGCTGCCGGGACCGCCGGTGTCCCAGGAGAACTCGCTGTGCACGTGGCTGTCGGCCGGGAGGGAGGTCATGGGACCAGGGTGGCACAGCGGCCGATGGCCGGGGCCTGCCGCCGGGGCCCCGGCCAGCACCCGGGCCGGGGCGGCCACCGCGAAATGTCCAGTGGCGACCGATGACAGGGCGTGCATCGGTCGCCACTGGACAGAACTGCGCGAGGGGGCTGGCGGGGACGGGCGGCGCGGAGACTAGTGGACCCGCCCCGGCCAGCCCCCGGTCAGGCGCCGACGGGGGCTGCCGCCTCGGCGCGGACCTCGCGGGTGGCCTGGACCAGGTGGCGCAGGCTGGCCTCGGTCTCGGCGTAGCCGCGGGTCTTCAGGCCGCAGTCGGGGTTGACCCACAGGCGGCCTGCGTCCACCACGGCGCGGGCGCTGCGCAGCTGCTCGGCGATCTCCTCGGCCCCGGGGACGCGCGGGGAGTGGATGTCCCACACGCCCGGGCCGATGCCGCGCGGGAAGGCGCCCGGCTCGAGGGCCTCGAGGATCTCACCGCGGGAGCGGGCGGACTCGATCGAGGTGACGTCCGCGTCGAGCGCGTCGATCGCGCCGACCACCACGTTGAACTCGCTGTAGCAGAGGTGGGTGTGGATCTGCGTGGCCGCCTCCACGCCGGAGGTGGCCAGGCGGAAGGAGCGCACGGACCAGTCGAGGTAGTCCGCGTGGTCGCTCTCGCGCAGCGGCAGCAGCTCGCGCAGGGCGGGCTCGTCGACCTGGACGATGCGGATCCCGGCCGCCTCGAGGTCCGTCACCTCGTCGCGCAGGGCGAGGCCCACCTGGGCGGCGGTGTCGCCGAGCGGCTGGTCGTCGCGCACGAAGGACCAGGCCAGGATCGTCACGGGCCCGGTGAGCATGCCCTTGACGGGCCGCGGGGTGAGCGACTGCGCGTAGGTCGCCCAGTCCACGGTGATCGGCGCCGGGCGGTGCACATCGCCGAACAGGATCGAGGGGCGGGTGCAGCGTGAGCCGTAGGACTGCACCCAGCCGTGCTCGGTGGTCGCGAAGCCCTCGAGGTTCTCGGCGAAGTACTGGACCATGTCGTTGCGCTCGGGCTCGCCGTGCACCAGGACGTCCAGGCCCAGATCCTCCTGGAGGGCGATCACGCGGGCGATCTCGTCCTTCATCGCCTGGACGTAGCCGGTGTCGTCCAGGGTGCCGCGGCGGTGGGCGGCGCGGGCCGCTCGCACCTCTCCCACCTGCGGGAACGACCCGATCGTGGTGGTGGGCAGGTCCGGCAGGCCGAGGGCGCGGCGCTGGGCCTCGGCGCGCACCGCGTACTCCTCGCGCTCGGCGTCCGCAGCGGTGACGGCCGCCGCGCGCTCGCGCACCGAGTCCACGCGCACCCCCTCGAAGGTGCGGGGCACGGACCGGGGGCCGTCGGCCGCACCGGGCTCGACGGAGCCGTCGGCGAGGGTGACGATCTCGGCGATCTTCTCGTCGGCGAAGGCGAGGGTCGCGGTGAGCTCGGCGGGCAGGGAGCTCTCGCGCTCCAGGGTGTGGGGCACGTGCTGGAGGGAGACGGAGGTGGAGACGACGATCTCGCCCGCCTCACCGCCGGCCTCGGTGACGCGGCGGCGCAGCTCGGCCAGGCGCGCGGCGGCGGTGGGGAGCTCCGAGCGCCACACGGAGCGGCCCTCGACCAGCCCGGCGACCAGCTGCACGGTGTCGACCCCGGCCAGCTGCGCCGTGGTGGGCAGCTCGCCGCGGGTGAGGTCCAGGTGGACGGCCTCGGCGCCGGTGGCCAGCAGCGCCGGCAGCAGGTCGCCGATGCCGCCGTAGGGGGTGGTGACCAGCAGCCGCGGACGCTCTGCGGCCGCGGCGAGGCGACCCACGGAGCGCTGCAGGAGATCGGCCAGGGCCGACGGCGCCAGACGCTGGTCCGCCGCGAGGGCGGGCTCGTCCAGCTGCACCCAGGGGGCGCCCGCCTCGGCGAGGCGGGCGAGCAGCTCGGCATAGACGCCGACCACGTCATCCAACCGGTCCAGGGGGTCGAAGCCGGCCGGGGCGCCGTCCTGCGCCTTGGCGAGGAGCAGCAGGGTGAGGGGGCCGACGAGCACGGGGCGGGTGCCCGCGCCGTCCTCGAGGCTCTCGCGGAACAGGTCGATCGCGCGATGGGAGGCGAGGTGGAGGTCGGTGTCGGGACCGATCTCGGGGACGAGGTAGTGGTAGTTCGTGTCGAACCACTTGGTCATCTCGAGCGGGGGCTGCTCGGCGGTGCCGCGGGCCAGGGCGAACAGGCCGTCGTCGTCCACCGTGCCGTCGGCCCCCACCACGGACGCGAAGCGGTCCGGGACGATGCCGACGGCGAGCGCGGCGTCGAGCACCTGGTCGTAGAGGGAGAAGGACTCCGGGGCGGCGGCCGCCGCGTCCAGCCCCAGCGCGGCGAGCCGCTCACGGGTGGCGCGGCGCAGGTCGCGGGTGCGGGCGGCGAACTCGGCGCGGTCGATGCGGCCTGCCCAGTACGCCTCCTCGGCCTTCTTCAGCTCGCGGTCGGGGCCGATGCGGGGGTAGCCGACGGGCGTCGCGGCGGGCAGCGGCGCGACGGGGACGGACGCGGAGGTCGGAGCGGTCGCGGTGGTCGGGGTGGTCTGGGTGGTCTGGGAGGTCGGGGAGGTCTGGGCGGGCTGGGTGGTCATCGGGGCTCTCCTTGCGAGGGGGCGGACCAGCGGTCCAGGTCGAGATGGTCGAGCACGTCGAGGGCCTCGGCGTGCGAGTTGAAGGTGAACAGGTGGAGGCCGGGGGCGCCGGCGTCGAGCACGCGTCGGGCCAGGTCCACGGTGGAGCGCACCCCGATGCGTCGGCGCTCGGCGTCGTCCGCGGCGGTCTCGAGGCGGTGCAGGAGCTCGCGAGGCGGCTCCACGCCGCTCATCGCGGCCAGCCGCTCGAGGCGGCGCGGGTTCGTGGCCGGGACCAGCCCGGGCACGATCGGCATCCGGATCCCGGCCCGACGGGAGCGCTCGAGGAGACCGCAGTACACCTCGGGGTCGAAGAACACCTGGCTGATGGCGAAGTCCGCACCGGCCCGCTCCTTGGCCACCAGCACCTCGGTGTCGTGGCTGGTGGTGGGCGACTCGGGGTGCCGGTGCGGGTAGGCGGCCACGCCGATGCTCACGCGGCCGCCGGCGAGCCCGGCGGTGCGCTCGCGCTCGATCTCGCGGATCAGCTCGACCAGGGGGCGGGCGAAGGGGATCTCGTCGTCCTCGAGCCGGTGCCCCTCGGGCACGTCCCCGCGCAGGGCCAGCAGCCCGCGCACCCCGCGGTCCAGCAGCGCGTGGACGATGGTGGTGAGCTGATCGCGGGTGGAGCCGATCGAGGTCAGGTGCACCAGGGGGCGCAGGCTGGTCTCGGCGAGCACGTGCTCGGTGAGCTCGAGGACCCGGGCGAGGTTGCCGTGCCCGGCGCGGCTGGTCACCGAGACGTGGTCGGGGGCGGTGGCCTCGAGGTGGCCGATGGTCTCCCTCAGCCGTTCGAAGGAGACGTCGGAGCGCGCCGGGAACAGCTCGTAGCTGAGCGCGGGGCGGTGGCGCACCGGGGCGGAGCGCTCGAGCTCGGGCAGCGTGGTCGTGGCGGACATGGCGGGAAAGCTACGGGCGCCCGGGGACCGCGGGGAAGGAAAGTGTTCACGTGTGAACCACCGCGAACCGGCGCGTTCTCGCAGGGTCGCGCGGCGTCACAGGGGCCGTATCGCGGGTCTCGAGCGAGCTGCTCGATCCCGGATGTCCGTTTTCT is part of the Brachybacterium ginsengisoli genome and encodes:
- the metE gene encoding 5-methyltetrahydropteroyltriglutamate--homocysteine S-methyltransferase, which gives rise to MTTQPAQTSPTSQTTQTTPTTATAPTSASVPVAPLPAATPVGYPRIGPDRELKKAEEAYWAGRIDRAEFAARTRDLRRATRERLAALGLDAAAAAPESFSLYDQVLDAALAVGIVPDRFASVVGADGTVDDDGLFALARGTAEQPPLEMTKWFDTNYHYLVPEIGPDTDLHLASHRAIDLFRESLEDGAGTRPVLVGPLTLLLLAKAQDGAPAGFDPLDRLDDVVGVYAELLARLAEAGAPWVQLDEPALAADQRLAPSALADLLQRSVGRLAAAAERPRLLVTTPYGGIGDLLPALLATGAEAVHLDLTRGELPTTAQLAGVDTVQLVAGLVEGRSVWRSELPTAAARLAELRRRVTEAGGEAGEIVVSTSVSLQHVPHTLERESSLPAELTATLAFADEKIAEIVTLADGSVEPGAADGPRSVPRTFEGVRVDSVRERAAAVTAADAEREEYAVRAEAQRRALGLPDLPTTTIGSFPQVGEVRAARAAHRRGTLDDTGYVQAMKDEIARVIALQEDLGLDVLVHGEPERNDMVQYFAENLEGFATTEHGWVQSYGSRCTRPSILFGDVHRPAPITVDWATYAQSLTPRPVKGMLTGPVTILAWSFVRDDQPLGDTAAQVGLALRDEVTDLEAAGIRIVQVDEPALRELLPLRESDHADYLDWSVRSFRLATSGVEAATQIHTHLCYSEFNVVVGAIDALDADVTSIESARSRGEILEALEPGAFPRGIGPGVWDIHSPRVPGAEEIAEQLRSARAVVDAGRLWVNPDCGLKTRGYAETEASLRHLVQATREVRAEAAAPVGA
- the tdh gene encoding L-threonine 3-dehydrogenase, whose product is MRALRKVAPGAGLEWAEVEEPGCGPWDVKVRVLRAGICGTDLHILGWDASAEAMCDTVPFTPGHEFYGEVVEVGDEVTDVRTGDRISGEGHVVCGTCRNCRAGRRQMCIRTRSVGVQRDGAFAEYVTLPHQNVWVHEHDGGEELISPELGAVFDPLGNAVHTALKFPVVGEDVLVTGAGPIGQMAAAVARHAGARYITITDIAPQRLAMAEGCGADVVLDVSDSRVRDAQRRLGMREGFDVGLEISGQARALQEMIENMNHGGKIAMLGLPTRQFEIDWTMVVTRMITLQGIYGREMFETWNAMSAMLSTSATLRAAITRTITDVLPASDWERGFEIAKAGTAGKVVLDWSTVGG
- a CDS encoding methylenetetrahydrofolate reductase encodes the protein MSATTTLPELERSAPVRHRPALSYELFPARSDVSFERLRETIGHLEATAPDHVSVTSRAGHGNLARVLELTEHVLAETSLRPLVHLTSIGSTRDQLTTIVHALLDRGVRGLLALRGDVPEGHRLEDDEIPFARPLVELIREIERERTAGLAGGRVSIGVAAYPHRHPESPTTSHDTEVLVAKERAGADFAISQVFFDPEVYCGLLERSRRAGIRMPIVPGLVPATNPRRLERLAAMSGVEPPRELLHRLETAADDAERRRIGVRSTVDLARRVLDAGAPGLHLFTFNSHAEALDVLDHLDLDRWSAPSQGEPR
- a CDS encoding PHP domain-containing protein, producing MTSLPADSHVHSEFSWDTGGPGSRASGTMEATCARAVQLGLPGLFFTEHLDLEDAWFSDPEDFDDHEAHLLGADGVVAVPRFDVDGYLESIDRCRALFPQLRIGTGLEFGQPHLRTEAARRQLDLTRFDRIIGSLHTLEFEGRRAEPNTLFRRLPADEVLRRYLAEVPALVAGDEPFEVVTHLDYAARYWPEEAEGPFDPRRFEDEFRGAMRAIAASGRALEINTRRLRPWIPQWWAEEGGRAVSFGSDSHVPLTLAANFPEAIAMVEAWGFCPGTDPRDLWRR